A region from the Cryptosporangium arvum DSM 44712 genome encodes:
- a CDS encoding sensor histidine kinase, which yields MGLNLAVGVGVAVVLAIVVSAGHGGSESGVAYVWAAGLGALMIWRRRYARTVLVLTVLGMFAYYAAGFPAIGVAVPLAAALYSAAEAGHRASAVAAAAIALVVSAVFRLAEGQDFRFVVLYDAIGHAALMAAAIVLGELVRARRRIDALTGRQIELEAGRRLAEHKQALSRDLHDALGHTLTVAAVHANVARQELRREPAAADAALGHVGDAVTRALAELRSTVRDLRSDASADLEPLVVAARTAGFEVRLDATPVQPPELASVVYRVVQEAVTNAMRHSNGATISIDVRQPETGLTVRVRDDGDGADAPSGSGLNGLRERVAAVGGRLEAGRSATGWQVSAEFPAGGVRA from the coding sequence ATGGGGCTGAACCTGGCCGTCGGCGTCGGCGTCGCCGTGGTGCTGGCGATCGTGGTCTCCGCCGGGCACGGCGGGAGCGAGAGCGGCGTCGCGTACGTGTGGGCGGCGGGGCTCGGCGCGCTGATGATCTGGCGGCGCCGATACGCCCGGACCGTGCTCGTGCTGACCGTGCTCGGCATGTTCGCGTACTACGCGGCCGGGTTCCCCGCGATCGGCGTCGCGGTGCCGCTGGCGGCGGCGCTCTACTCGGCGGCCGAGGCCGGACACCGGGCGTCGGCGGTCGCGGCCGCCGCGATCGCGCTGGTCGTGTCGGCCGTCTTCCGGCTGGCCGAGGGGCAGGACTTCCGTTTCGTCGTGCTGTACGACGCGATCGGCCACGCGGCGCTGATGGCCGCGGCGATCGTGCTCGGCGAGTTGGTACGGGCACGTCGCCGGATCGACGCGCTGACCGGACGGCAGATCGAGCTGGAGGCCGGTCGGCGCCTGGCCGAGCACAAGCAGGCGCTCTCGCGCGACCTGCACGACGCGCTCGGTCACACGCTCACGGTGGCCGCGGTGCACGCGAACGTGGCGCGTCAGGAGCTCCGCCGGGAACCCGCCGCGGCGGACGCCGCGCTCGGCCACGTCGGCGACGCGGTCACCCGGGCCCTCGCCGAGCTGCGCTCCACCGTCCGCGACCTCCGCTCCGACGCGTCCGCCGATCTGGAGCCGCTGGTGGTGGCGGCCCGGACGGCCGGGTTCGAGGTGCGGCTCGACGCCACCCCGGTCCAACCACCCGAGCTCGCGTCGGTGGTCTACCGGGTCGTGCAGGAAGCGGTCACCAACGCGATGCGCCACTCCAACGGCGCAACGATAAGCATCGACGTGCGGCAACCGGAGACCGGTCTGACGGTCCGGGTGCGTGACGACGGCGACGGTGCCGACGCTCCGAGCGGCTCGGGGTTGAACGGGCTGCGCGAGCGGGTCGCCGCGGTCGGCGGACGGTTGGAGGCCGGCCGGTCTGCCACCGGCTGGCAGGTCAGCGCGGAGTTCCCGGCCGGGGGCGTGCGTGCCTGA
- a CDS encoding nuclear transport factor 2 family protein, giving the protein MEAFRKAAEAGDAKAVEALLADDVVFHSPVAFKPYAGKPLTAAILRAVLRVFEDFRYVREMSSADGRDHSLVFRATVQGKEIEGCDFLHLDDEGLIDDFTVMVRPLSAAQALAEAMADQFPRIQQEVTGG; this is encoded by the coding sequence GTGGAAGCGTTCCGCAAGGCAGCCGAGGCCGGGGACGCCAAGGCGGTCGAAGCGCTCCTCGCCGACGACGTGGTGTTCCACAGCCCGGTCGCGTTCAAGCCGTACGCCGGCAAGCCGCTCACCGCCGCGATCCTGCGTGCCGTGCTCCGTGTCTTCGAGGACTTCCGCTACGTCCGCGAGATGTCCAGTGCGGACGGTCGCGACCACTCGCTGGTCTTCCGGGCCACCGTGCAGGGCAAAGAGATCGAAGGCTGCGACTTCCTGCACCTCGACGACGAGGGCCTGATCGACGACTTCACGGTCATGGTGCGCCCGCTGTCCGCCGCCCAGGCCCTGGCCGAGGCCATGGCGGACCAGTTCCCGCGCATCCAGCAGGAGGTCACCGGCGGGTGA
- a CDS encoding GNAT family N-acetyltransferase — MFATPLGDGAELRPLEPWHSDQLLANVDRGRESIGRWIRLADAVTDPASAKAFLQDYAEKAAADTGRIYGIWLHDELVGGVLFRVMDVPRGYAEAGCWLQPSATGRGLVTRAARTIIDWAIDERGIHRVEWQVSSGNDASIAVAKRLGMQRDGVLREHYLFHGRRDDIEIWSVLAHEWR, encoded by the coding sequence ATGTTCGCGACACCCCTCGGCGACGGCGCAGAACTGCGCCCGCTCGAACCCTGGCACTCCGACCAACTCCTGGCGAACGTCGACCGCGGCCGGGAGTCGATCGGCCGCTGGATCCGGCTCGCCGACGCGGTGACCGACCCGGCGTCGGCGAAGGCGTTCCTGCAGGACTACGCCGAGAAGGCCGCGGCGGACACCGGACGCATCTACGGCATCTGGTTGCACGACGAGCTCGTCGGCGGGGTGCTCTTCCGGGTGATGGACGTGCCGCGCGGGTACGCCGAGGCCGGCTGCTGGCTCCAGCCGTCGGCCACCGGCCGGGGGCTCGTCACCCGCGCCGCCCGGACGATCATCGACTGGGCGATCGACGAGCGCGGGATCCACCGGGTGGAGTGGCAGGTGTCGTCGGGCAACGACGCCAGCATCGCGGTCGCGAAGCGACTGGGCATGCAGCGCGACGGCGTTCTGCGTGAGCACTACCTGTTCCACGGCCGGCGCGACGACATCGAGATCTGGTCGGTGCTAGCCCACGAGTGGCGCTAG
- a CDS encoding TetR/AcrR family transcriptional regulator, which yields MPRTADHEQNRRTLSRATWDLIAGGGMEAVSLRTVAARAGVSMGRVQYYFKTKDDLLLYALEDAHVRMSARIDARISDDDPRTALLAVLEELLGGDAETRDAIRVHLAFAARAQENERLAAVLVEGDDELLALAVRVVGLARDAGADVDPELDGQALWVLARGLGVDVALYRLPIERARAVLAHAVGRLAPLVG from the coding sequence GTGCCGAGAACCGCCGACCACGAGCAGAATCGCCGGACGCTGAGCCGGGCCACGTGGGACCTGATCGCGGGCGGCGGGATGGAGGCCGTCTCGCTGCGGACGGTGGCCGCGCGGGCCGGTGTCTCCATGGGGCGGGTGCAGTACTACTTCAAGACCAAGGACGACCTGCTGCTGTACGCGCTGGAGGACGCTCACGTGCGGATGAGTGCGCGGATCGACGCCCGGATCTCGGACGACGATCCGCGCACCGCGCTGCTCGCCGTCCTGGAGGAGCTACTCGGCGGCGACGCCGAGACCCGGGACGCGATCCGGGTGCACCTCGCGTTCGCGGCACGGGCCCAGGAGAACGAGCGGCTCGCCGCGGTGCTCGTCGAGGGCGACGACGAGCTGCTGGCGCTGGCCGTGCGCGTCGTCGGCCTGGCCCGCGACGCCGGGGCCGACGTGGATCCGGAGTTGGACGGGCAGGCGCTGTGGGTGCTCGCCCGGGGCCTGGGGGTGGACGTGGCCCTCTACCGGCTGCCGATCGAGCGGGCCCGCGCGGTGCTGGCCCACGCGGTGGGGCGGCTAGCGCCACTCGTGGGCTAG
- a CDS encoding DUF6194 family protein codes for MDTALEALLANEPTVLGLGEPSHAVPAFQGERNEIFAALVERGFRSIALETDRVAAIAIDDYVSGRADSYDPDAFSHGWGGLDGNRELVEWMRAYNASHPDPLTFYGMDAVTETVSAPSPRRYLRELCTYVAQERWDDLDELLGDDEPWDEVFDPSASLGGSDRAKTLRASADDLIGALYASAPRLIAATSVRAWHRAHTCGTAAVNLLRYHAQVAIEGPDRLTRMSAVRDAWMAQNMLDIRVIEQHRGPTLLHAHNRHVQRNTSRMRMGAEELEWASAGSILSALLADRYAVVLGSLGASPALRLAAPPAGTYEHALDARRERLISGATAREVTVGLERRGDSPNQMYFPLDADDIASADAFLHVAVAPGEAPDPNETVSELARNIAAGWAGLISRRPDVRQLYVEYDSEAPESNWGNYFFYVGEEQQYQPFATVVIRNMPGFDEESRLDRPDVVRLNLHVGRQEFERLFGAADGFDYSTVDEILPHPVYATQGWVCVLNPERTFAEVDRLIGVAHANAVARRDRRESSHRAE; via the coding sequence ATGGATACCGCACTAGAAGCTCTGCTGGCGAACGAGCCCACCGTTCTGGGGCTCGGGGAACCGAGTCACGCCGTTCCCGCGTTCCAGGGGGAGCGCAACGAGATCTTCGCCGCGTTGGTCGAGCGTGGCTTCCGCTCGATCGCGTTGGAGACCGACCGGGTCGCGGCGATCGCGATCGACGACTACGTCAGCGGTCGCGCCGACTCGTACGATCCCGACGCGTTCAGCCACGGCTGGGGCGGGCTCGACGGCAACCGCGAGCTCGTCGAGTGGATGCGCGCGTACAACGCGTCCCACCCGGACCCGCTGACCTTCTACGGCATGGACGCCGTCACCGAGACGGTCAGCGCGCCCAGCCCACGCCGCTACCTGCGTGAACTCTGCACCTACGTGGCGCAGGAACGCTGGGACGACCTCGACGAACTCCTCGGCGACGACGAGCCCTGGGACGAGGTGTTCGACCCGTCGGCCTCGCTGGGCGGCTCGGACCGCGCCAAGACCCTGCGAGCCTCGGCCGACGATCTGATCGGCGCGCTGTACGCGTCGGCTCCGCGCCTGATCGCGGCGACGTCGGTGCGGGCCTGGCACCGGGCTCACACCTGCGGCACCGCCGCCGTCAACCTGCTGCGCTACCACGCGCAGGTCGCGATCGAAGGCCCCGACCGCCTCACCCGGATGTCGGCTGTCCGGGACGCCTGGATGGCGCAGAACATGCTCGACATCCGCGTGATCGAGCAGCACCGCGGCCCGACGCTCCTGCATGCGCACAACCGCCACGTGCAGCGGAACACGAGCCGGATGCGGATGGGCGCGGAGGAACTGGAGTGGGCGAGCGCCGGCTCGATCCTCTCCGCGTTGCTCGCCGACCGCTACGCGGTCGTGCTCGGGAGCCTCGGCGCGAGCCCGGCGCTCCGCCTGGCGGCTCCTCCCGCCGGCACCTACGAACACGCTCTGGACGCCCGGCGCGAGCGGTTGATCAGCGGGGCCACCGCCCGCGAGGTGACCGTGGGCCTGGAGCGGCGCGGCGATTCGCCGAACCAGATGTACTTTCCGCTCGACGCGGACGACATCGCGTCCGCGGATGCGTTCCTGCACGTGGCCGTGGCTCCGGGAGAGGCGCCCGACCCCAACGAGACCGTGTCGGAGCTGGCCCGCAACATCGCCGCCGGGTGGGCCGGGCTGATCAGCCGCCGGCCCGACGTGCGGCAGCTGTACGTCGAGTACGACTCGGAGGCGCCCGAGAGCAACTGGGGCAACTACTTCTTCTACGTCGGCGAGGAGCAGCAGTACCAGCCGTTCGCGACCGTCGTCATCCGGAACATGCCGGGCTTCGACGAGGAGTCACGGCTGGACCGGCCCGACGTCGTTCGGCTCAACCTCCACGTCGGACGCCAGGAGTTCGAGCGTCTGTTCGGTGCCGCGGACGGGTTCGACTACTCGACCGTCGACGAGATCCTGCCGCACCCGGTCTACGCCACCCAGGGCTGGGTGTGCGTGCTCAACCCCGAGCGGACGTTCGCCGAGGTGGACCGGTTGATCGGCGTGGCCCACGCGAACGCGGTGGCGCGCCGGGATCGACGGGAGTCGTCTCACCGGGCGGAGTGA
- a CDS encoding MerR family transcriptional regulator translates to MRNYEQRGVLPPASRTKSGYRIYTDLHAHALRAFLAQLPAHGYPTGGEILRSVNADAVDDALRAVDRSHALLLRDRETLNAVSAAIGLLTSSEARSEQVLPVSAVARRLDVSPATLRKWERAGILVPPRDRAGYRFYRPEDVRDAELAHLLRRGGYLLGHIATVVSRVREAGSVEALASSLAGWRDRLTDRGRAMLFAAATLDEYLRFRESAATDE, encoded by the coding sequence GTGCGCAACTACGAGCAGCGCGGTGTGCTCCCGCCCGCTTCACGCACGAAGTCCGGGTACCGGATCTACACCGATCTGCACGCTCACGCGCTGCGCGCGTTCCTCGCGCAGCTCCCCGCCCATGGTTACCCGACCGGCGGCGAAATCCTCCGTTCGGTGAACGCCGACGCGGTCGACGACGCCCTGCGCGCCGTCGACCGCAGCCACGCCCTGCTGCTGCGCGACCGGGAGACGCTCAATGCCGTCTCGGCCGCCATCGGGCTGCTGACGTCGTCCGAGGCGCGGTCGGAGCAGGTGTTGCCGGTGAGCGCGGTCGCCCGGCGGCTGGACGTGAGCCCGGCGACACTGCGGAAATGGGAGCGCGCGGGCATCCTCGTGCCACCGCGTGACCGGGCCGGCTACCGGTTCTACCGGCCGGAGGACGTCCGGGACGCCGAGCTCGCTCACCTCCTGCGCCGCGGCGGCTACCTGCTCGGACACATCGCCACCGTGGTGTCCCGGGTACGGGAGGCGGGAAGCGTCGAGGCGCTGGCGTCCTCCCTGGCCGGCTGGCGCGACCGCCTCACGGATCGAGGTCGCGCGATGCTGTTCGCCGCGGCCACACTGGACGAGTACCTCCGATTCCGGGAGTCGGCTGCAACCGACGAGTAG
- a CDS encoding RNA polymerase sigma factor translates to METEFADFYAAHFPSLCKQLYAYTGDRGEAQELVQEAFSRGWAHWPKIRGYDDPAAWVRTVAWRLAISRWRRARRALAFLAGQREEPVVPSPDPAHVALVAALATLPPNHRRAIVLHYLADLPVAEIAASERVADGTVKSWLHRGRAALATQLGDTPLERGTTR, encoded by the coding sequence GTGGAGACGGAGTTCGCGGACTTCTATGCCGCGCACTTTCCCTCGCTGTGCAAACAGCTCTACGCCTACACGGGCGACCGGGGCGAGGCCCAGGAGCTGGTGCAGGAGGCGTTCTCACGAGGCTGGGCCCACTGGCCGAAGATCCGCGGCTACGACGATCCGGCCGCCTGGGTGCGCACCGTGGCCTGGCGGCTGGCGATCAGCCGGTGGCGTCGCGCCCGGCGAGCGTTGGCGTTCCTGGCCGGGCAACGCGAGGAACCGGTGGTGCCGTCGCCCGACCCGGCCCACGTGGCCCTGGTCGCGGCGCTCGCGACGTTGCCGCCGAACCACCGCCGGGCGATCGTCCTGCACTACCTGGCCGACCTGCCGGTGGCCGAGATCGCGGCGAGCGAGCGGGTCGCCGACGGAACGGTGAAGTCCTGGCTGCACCGCGGGCGAGCGGCGCTGGCGACCCAACTCGGCGACACTCCATTGGAACGGGGGACGACGCGATGA
- a CDS encoding GNAT family N-acetyltransferase has protein sequence MQTFLETERLVLRRATSEDLDALVELNSDPKVTWYVTGGRPTPRHVLRDEVLPRWFSFYEQYPGFGYFPAIEKATGDFLGWFLLRPNDKPVRADGTTREGIELGYRLRRESWGRGYATEGAKALVDKAFTDLGVERVFAEALAVHGASRRVMEKAGLRFVRSCYDNWPDKIPGDEKGDVEYAITRDEWAANAAGAASR, from the coding sequence ATGCAGACCTTCCTCGAGACCGAGCGCCTGGTGCTGCGCCGGGCCACGTCCGAAGACCTCGACGCTCTCGTCGAGCTGAACAGCGACCCGAAGGTGACCTGGTACGTCACCGGCGGACGGCCGACGCCGCGGCACGTGCTCCGCGACGAGGTGCTGCCGCGCTGGTTCTCGTTCTACGAGCAGTACCCCGGATTCGGCTACTTCCCGGCGATCGAGAAGGCCACCGGTGACTTCCTCGGCTGGTTCCTGCTGCGCCCCAACGACAAGCCGGTCCGCGCCGACGGCACGACGCGCGAGGGCATCGAGCTGGGGTACCGGCTGCGGCGGGAGTCGTGGGGCCGGGGCTACGCCACCGAGGGCGCGAAGGCGCTCGTCGACAAGGCGTTCACCGACCTCGGTGTCGAGCGGGTGTTCGCCGAGGCGCTCGCCGTCCACGGTGCGTCGCGGCGGGTGATGGAGAAGGCCGGGCTGCGCTTCGTCCGCTCCTGCTACGACAACTGGCCCGACAAGATCCCCGGCGACGAGAAGGGCGACGTCGAGTACGCGATCACCAGGGACGAGTGGGCGGCTAACGCGGCGGGCGCGGCGTCTCGGTGA
- a CDS encoding MOSC domain-containing protein, with product MATIVELASYPVKSCAAAPAGSLAIGPAGPAHDRAFLVTDADGDFRTQRAVPRLAVIRPTVAEDGTTLTLRAPGVEPCVVPIDLAGPRTPVSLFGDPYTGIDQGDDVAGWLGTVLEGTYRLMRVPPEHDRVTKGETDGTASYADSSPLMLLSRASLRGLQDRLGHELPMTRFRPNIVVDGWDEPHAEDRLRRFRVGDAELAFAKLCLRCAVVTVDQETGRKRGPEPLRMLATYRRVPGGLAFGVKISVVRGGKISVGDALEVDAWADPTAARD from the coding sequence GTGGCGACGATCGTTGAGCTGGCCTCCTATCCGGTGAAGTCGTGTGCGGCCGCGCCGGCCGGGTCGCTCGCTATCGGTCCGGCCGGACCGGCGCACGACCGCGCGTTCCTGGTCACCGACGCCGACGGCGACTTCCGCACGCAGCGGGCGGTGCCGCGGCTGGCGGTGATCCGTCCGACGGTCGCCGAGGACGGCACGACGCTGACGCTGCGCGCGCCCGGTGTCGAGCCCTGCGTGGTACCCATCGACCTGGCGGGCCCGAGAACGCCGGTGTCGCTGTTCGGCGACCCCTACACCGGTATCGACCAGGGCGACGACGTGGCCGGCTGGCTCGGCACGGTGCTCGAGGGCACCTACCGGCTGATGCGGGTGCCGCCCGAGCACGACCGCGTCACCAAAGGGGAGACCGACGGCACCGCGAGCTACGCCGACAGTTCGCCGCTGATGCTGCTGTCCCGCGCTTCCCTCCGGGGCCTCCAGGACCGGCTGGGTCACGAACTGCCGATGACCCGGTTCCGGCCGAACATCGTCGTCGACGGGTGGGACGAGCCGCACGCCGAGGACCGGCTCCGGCGTTTCCGGGTGGGCGACGCGGAGCTGGCGTTCGCCAAGCTCTGCCTGCGGTGCGCGGTGGTCACCGTGGACCAGGAGACCGGCCGGAAACGCGGCCCGGAGCCGCTGCGCATGCTCGCGACCTACCGCCGCGTACCCGGAGGCCTGGCGTTCGGCGTCAAGATCTCGGTGGTGCGCGGGGGCAAGATCTCGGTCGGGGACGCACTCGAGGTGGACGCTTGGGCCGATCCGACCGCTGCCCGCGACTGA
- a CDS encoding alpha/beta fold hydrolase produces MGAPILEQRGHTAVGERDDLVLVGQSMGGFTVPLVCDRVPVARLILVNAMIPTPGESGGEWWTATGQGPARRELDVRDPDAEFDPAVTFLHDVPADVVATGADENLEQSGTPFAKPWPRRAWPDVPTRVIAGRDDRLFPVDFQVRVARERLGLTPEIVPGGHLVALSYPSELAAAIQSDRGDDR; encoded by the coding sequence GTGGGAGCGCCCATCCTCGAACAGCGGGGGCACACGGCGGTCGGGGAGCGCGACGACCTCGTGCTGGTGGGTCAGTCGATGGGTGGGTTCACCGTGCCGCTCGTCTGCGACCGCGTCCCGGTCGCTCGGTTGATCCTGGTCAACGCGATGATCCCGACGCCGGGCGAGAGCGGAGGGGAGTGGTGGACGGCGACCGGGCAGGGTCCGGCCCGGCGTGAGCTCGACGTGCGCGACCCGGATGCGGAGTTCGACCCGGCCGTGACGTTCCTGCACGACGTGCCGGCGGACGTCGTCGCCACCGGCGCGGACGAGAACCTGGAGCAGTCGGGCACGCCGTTCGCGAAGCCGTGGCCGCGGCGCGCCTGGCCGGACGTGCCCACCCGCGTGATCGCCGGTCGCGACGACCGGCTGTTCCCGGTCGACTTCCAGGTGCGCGTCGCGCGGGAGCGGCTCGGCCTCACGCCGGAGATCGTGCCCGGCGGGCACCTGGTCGCCCTGAGCTACCCGTCCGAACTCGCCGCCGCAATACAGTCGGACCGTGGCGACGATCGTTGA
- a CDS encoding sensor histidine kinase, with protein sequence MTRLRDGTTVLVTLCATAFLARFGDPPFLPWYLAAATAGACCVALWWRTRWPLALALAFTPIGVVVGAASAPITVAVFSVAVAHRARVALAVAAANLATVPLFFVLHRDPAFPIWVDFALRGACLAAAVGWGSAVRAQRQLVQSLRDRATQLEAEQHLRVDQARLTERTRIAREMHDILAHRLSLLSLHAGALEIRVDARREEIAEAAGVIRSNTHEALEDLREIIGVLRAEPANGGGERPQPDLGDLPELVETARTAGTEVSYDCAVDALVPATAGRTVYRLVQEGLTNVRKHAPHTVADVRVSGAPGEGLQVRITNPLPLTPHSAVPGAGLGLVGLRERFALAGGRLEHGSDADGRFRLEGWLPWPT encoded by the coding sequence GTGACACGGCTCCGGGACGGCACCACGGTCCTGGTGACGCTGTGTGCCACCGCGTTCCTGGCGCGGTTCGGTGACCCGCCGTTCCTGCCCTGGTACCTGGCCGCGGCGACGGCAGGCGCCTGCTGCGTCGCGCTCTGGTGGCGTACGCGGTGGCCGCTCGCGCTGGCGCTGGCGTTCACGCCGATCGGGGTCGTGGTGGGTGCGGCGAGCGCGCCGATCACCGTGGCGGTGTTCAGCGTCGCCGTCGCGCACCGGGCGCGGGTGGCGCTGGCCGTGGCCGCCGCGAACCTCGCGACCGTGCCGCTGTTCTTCGTGCTGCACCGCGACCCGGCGTTCCCGATCTGGGTCGACTTCGCGCTGCGCGGTGCGTGCCTCGCCGCCGCGGTCGGCTGGGGGTCGGCCGTGCGGGCGCAGCGGCAACTGGTCCAGTCGTTGCGTGACCGGGCCACCCAGCTGGAGGCCGAGCAGCACCTGCGCGTCGATCAGGCCAGGCTCACCGAGCGCACCCGCATCGCCCGCGAGATGCACGACATCCTGGCGCACCGGTTGTCGCTGCTCAGCCTGCACGCGGGCGCGCTGGAGATCCGCGTCGACGCGCGTCGGGAGGAGATCGCGGAGGCGGCCGGCGTGATCCGCAGCAACACGCACGAGGCGCTGGAGGACCTCCGCGAGATCATCGGGGTGCTGCGGGCCGAGCCCGCGAACGGCGGCGGTGAACGGCCCCAGCCCGACCTCGGTGACCTGCCGGAGCTGGTCGAGACGGCACGCACCGCGGGCACCGAGGTCTCCTACGACTGCGCGGTCGACGCCCTGGTGCCGGCCACCGCCGGCCGCACCGTGTACCGGCTGGTGCAGGAAGGGCTGACGAACGTCCGCAAGCACGCGCCGCACACGGTCGCGGACGTGCGGGTCTCGGGCGCGCCGGGCGAGGGCCTGCAGGTGCGGATCACGAACCCGCTTCCGCTGACGCCGCACTCCGCGGTGCCCGGCGCCGGGCTGGGTCTCGTCGGGTTACGCGAACGGTTCGCGCTGGCCGGCGGTCGCTTGGAGCACGGCTCCGACGCCGACGGCCGCTTCCGCCTGGAGGGGTGGTTGCCCTGGCCGACGTGA
- a CDS encoding response regulator transcription factor, translating to MIRLAIVDDDPLVRAGLRLLLAAAPDITIVAEAADGAEAARVVDAHSPDVVLMDIRMPNVDGLVATERLRSRTSGPHVIVLTTFSADDYVLRALRAGASGFLLKDTPPRELIQAVRTVVAGDAMLSPSVTKQLIEHLAETAPRRGHARVLLDRLTAREREVALAVGRGGSNAEIAAELRMSLPTVKAHVSRLLTKLDAANRVQIALVVHDALRS from the coding sequence GTGATCCGACTGGCCATCGTCGACGACGATCCGCTGGTGCGGGCCGGGTTACGGCTGCTGCTGGCCGCCGCCCCCGACATCACGATCGTCGCCGAGGCCGCGGACGGAGCCGAGGCGGCCCGGGTCGTGGACGCGCACTCACCGGACGTCGTGCTGATGGACATCCGGATGCCGAACGTCGACGGGTTGGTCGCGACCGAGCGGCTGCGGTCACGAACGAGCGGCCCGCACGTGATCGTGCTGACGACTTTCTCCGCCGACGACTACGTGCTGCGTGCCCTGCGGGCCGGCGCCAGCGGGTTCCTGCTCAAGGACACGCCGCCGCGGGAGCTGATCCAGGCCGTGCGGACGGTCGTGGCCGGCGACGCGATGTTGTCGCCATCGGTGACCAAGCAGCTGATCGAGCACCTGGCCGAAACCGCTCCCCGACGTGGCCACGCGCGCGTGCTGCTCGATCGGCTCACGGCTCGGGAGCGGGAGGTCGCCCTCGCGGTGGGGCGTGGTGGCTCGAACGCCGAGATCGCCGCTGAGCTGCGGATGAGCCTGCCGACCGTGAAGGCGCACGTGTCCCGCCTACTCACCAAACTCGACGCGGCGAACCGCGTCCAGATCGCGTTGGTGGTGCACGACGCTCTCCGGAGCTGA
- a CDS encoding MerR family transcriptional regulator, with protein MDDLYSIGELAHRTGLSVRTIRFYADAGVVPATARSAAGYRLYDVDAVARLELVRTLRDLWLDLATIRRVVDRRVSLAEVAAAHGDALDVQIRTLTAHRTVLSLIAARGTDPSEVPLMHRLARLSAAERNRLVTTFVEETFGDLDANPEFVEMMRAALPELPDDPSAQQLDDWVALGELIQDPRFRAAARRAAEHQAAERAAGDRTGLHGALTGNVLALVGDAVAAGVDPASAAAKPVVDDVLAAYASEFGAVHPEALITRLEIGGDPYAERYFQLLSRVNGWPEPPSMQPAVRWLTAALRASAPESVVHHQRDLDAVRRVEFGE; from the coding sequence GTGGACGACCTGTACTCGATCGGTGAACTGGCCCACCGGACCGGCCTGTCGGTCCGGACCATCCGGTTCTACGCCGACGCCGGTGTCGTGCCGGCGACCGCACGCAGCGCCGCCGGTTACCGGCTGTACGACGTCGACGCCGTCGCGCGCCTGGAGCTGGTCCGCACGCTGCGCGACCTCTGGCTCGACCTCGCGACGATCCGGCGGGTCGTCGACCGGCGGGTGTCGCTCGCCGAGGTCGCCGCGGCGCACGGCGACGCGCTCGACGTCCAGATCCGCACCCTGACCGCCCACCGCACGGTGCTGTCGCTGATCGCGGCCCGTGGCACCGATCCCTCGGAGGTTCCCCTCATGCACCGACTGGCCCGGCTCTCCGCCGCCGAGCGCAACCGACTCGTGACGACGTTCGTCGAGGAGACGTTCGGCGACCTGGACGCCAACCCGGAGTTCGTCGAGATGATGCGCGCGGCGCTGCCGGAGCTGCCCGACGACCCGAGCGCCCAGCAGCTCGACGACTGGGTCGCGCTGGGTGAGCTCATCCAGGACCCGCGGTTCCGGGCCGCGGCCCGCCGCGCCGCCGAGCACCAGGCCGCCGAGCGGGCGGCCGGCGACCGCACCGGGCTGCACGGTGCGCTGACCGGGAACGTGCTCGCGCTCGTCGGCGACGCCGTCGCGGCCGGCGTCGACCCGGCGTCCGCGGCGGCGAAACCCGTGGTCGACGACGTGCTGGCCGCCTACGCCTCCGAGTTCGGCGCCGTGCACCCGGAAGCGCTGATCACGCGCCTGGAGATCGGTGGCGACCCCTACGCCGAGCGTTACTTCCAGCTCCTGTCGCGCGTCAACGGCTGGCCCGAGCCCCCGTCGATGCAACCGGCCGTGCGGTGGCTGACCGCGGCGCTGCGCGCGTCAGCTCCGGAGAGCGTCGTGCACCACCAACGCGATCTGGACGCGGTTCGCCGCGTCGAGTTTGGTGAGTAG